One region of Purpureocillium takamizusanense chromosome 4, complete sequence genomic DNA includes:
- a CDS encoding uncharacterized protein (COG:S~EggNog:ENOG503Q5DE~TransMembrane:9 (n4-15c19/20o29-55i67-90o96-116i160-178o198-216i237-256o262-284i296-319o331-351i)) has translation MAYGSVAASFSFAPFLLHGMKKQMRENPYLLMTGSLFILFGGGVPVLLNTLYAMAADVSTEKEKASSFLYLTFGATAGGLIGPLLAGLLMEKYGPWVPIYTVIFITPFMLCVFFFIPETLVQGTGKSKHTYDRPLLEDFKEHLGNGIRDLRRSLDMTRNINIPLVLLTFFFQSARFAAYSSTLAQYISKHFGWKLAETSLLLSPLGVLNLALLAALPKVSQVLMSPRFRFTIFGKDLFLARVSTALIIAGALLEGFSHNVVLFLFGLFIGTFGAADSPLARATVTHYVEPEFTSRLYALIGMVEVLGSFIGGPVLAFFFDQGLRRKGIWMGLPWFYIAFLCSIALTALMFVKPPTKSVRDERGRVGGERVNRAAAESHLHPE, from the exons ATGGCCTacggcagcgtcgccgcctcgttCAGCTTTGCGCCGTTTTTGCTCCACGGCATGAAGAAGCAGATGCGCGAGAATCCGTATCTCCTCATGACGGGCTCGCTCTTCATCTTGTTTGGCGGTGGCGTCCCTGTGCTGCTCAACACGCTGTacgccatggctgccgaCGTGAGCACGGAGAAGGAAAA AGCGTCGAGCTTCCTCTACCTCACCTTTGGGGCGACCGCCGGTGGCCTGATCGGCCCTCTTCTCGCAGGCCTGCTGATGGAAAAGTACGGCCCCTGGGTGCCCATCTATACCGTCATCTTCATCACGCCCTTTATGCTGtgcgtcttcttcttcatccccgAGACCCTGGTCCAGGGGACGGGCAAGTCAAAACACACATACGAccggccgctgctcgaggatTTCAAGGAACAcctcggcaacggcatccGCGATCTACGAAGGTCGCTCGACATGACCAGGAACATCAACATCCCGCTCGTGCTCCTCACCTTTTTCTTCCAGAGCGCGCGGTTCGCCGCCTACAGCAGCACGCTGGCGCAGTACATCAGCAAGCACTTTGGCTGGAAGCTCGCCGAGACGAGCCTCctgctgtcgccgctcgGCGTGCTCaacctcgccctgctcgcggccctgCCCAAGGTGTCGCAGGTGCTCATGTCGCCGCGCTTCCGCTTCACCATCTTCGGCAAGGACCTGTTCCTGGCGCgggtgtcgacggcgctcatcatcgcgggcgcgctgctcgagggctTCAGCCACAACGTGGTGCTGTTCCTGTTTGGGCTCTTCATCGGCACgtttggcgccgccgacagcccgctcgcgcgcgccaccgTGACGCACTACGTCGAGCCCGAGTTCACGTCGCGCCTGTACGCGCTCATCGGCATGGTGGAGGTGCTGGGCTCCTTCATCGGCGGGCCGGTGCTGGCTTTTTTCTTCGACCAGGGGCTGCGGCGCAAGGGCATCTGGATGGGCCTCCCGTGGTTCTATATCGCGTTCTTGTGTAGCATAGCGCTGACCGCGCTGATGTTTgtgaagccgccgacgaagagtGTCCGCGATGAAAGAGGGCGGGTTGGTGGCGAGCGTGTAAAccgggcagcggcagagaGCCACTTGCACCCGGAATAG
- a CDS encoding uncharacterized protein (TransMembrane:17 (o36-57i69-91o97-119i131-149o161-180i274-294o314-334i389-407o413-432i496-520o540-565i897-923o943-970i1016-1039o1045-1065i1086-1106o1126-1152i)~EggNog:ENOG503NVC0~COG:Q), which produces MARNDTDCGDGAFGPGVWSQGCRGGFDFTLTFEESILTILPAAVFLVVAGGRCVYLFRSPDKTKREATYTPKLITGCLYAALNVALLAVVASSPRQVGFTLAIAATVLSLLASFTIVILSHVEHVKSIRPSFLLTIYLFASLLFDAARLRTEWLVAASANSAYAGVLSASAGLKLSLLVLETVEKRSILITGGASRSHESTSGPLSRGFFVWLNPLLITGWATVLTNNDLPTINERLSSRRLDRRFATKWDKATAGGRKPMLFLTTLNVLRWELLSIALPRVGIIGLSIAQPYLVSNALRFLSMPSGEATTNLGYGLIGAFAFVFIGSAILTAWHEHLTFRAGAMIRGGLISLIYRKMVRLPTKQLSESSAVSLMGNDVEMLTERINMLLVESWANTITVAIAMWMLTQQLGAVSAAPIIMSLICLFLNTMIGRLMVPRQITYQKATQDRINFTSEVLGSMKAVKMLGYTDTFAKLIETKRDNDINSGKQFRLLNVWANVITNGNFALTQTATFGAYAIAAKVSGSASFSAAQAITAVSILNVMMLPLSFLLGSIPFSFSAFGCFKRIQEFLLLPERVDNRDIRSGFGDGISVRSADGSSTDGVELQSFKRKADSSASVAITGGNFDWGEKPVLRDIHTTLPQHQTGSLTMIIGPIGSGKSTFLKAILGETASSSGHVSLSSPAVAFCDQTPWVLNATIRENIIAETEGFNESWFKAVVEACDLAVDLGRLPDGAATIVGDKGLKLSGGQKQRIGIARAVYARKPVAMFDDVFSGLDKVTEKTVFNRVFAQDGLLRRSGTSIILATHAVHHLPDSDYVIALSKDGSIVQQGNFNDLRSREGYVRELDISLSHSDKPDKGADEQHEDGDSSSYEKQQAATEEIEEPQGRASDRSTFKYYLASVTWLNIIPAGLYIVLHTFFYMFRYIWLTWWGEGKGHASTDVGYWLGLYVFMAVVEIAGVSLAIMQGLLFMGPTSGKTLHTRVLNAVMNAPLYFLSKHETGSLVNRFSQDMRLVDIVLPISLSVFMFEVTLCFSVAGLAISAVSYFAICIPFVAAVLAVIQRFYVRTSKQLRLLEIEHKAPLYSHFLESINGLATIRAFGWIGPYVEKGMDLVDNAQKPSYLLYCIQRWLTLVLDLVVAGLTILLVASAVALRGKVNPSLLGIALVNMMDLGNNLKGIVLQWSTLETSLGAVTRIKNFSENAPSESLPEETRVPSARWPGRGDLELRNVSVQYDSTEEPILHNLCMSIEHGEKIGLCGRSGSGKSSTIQALLRLANIVEGQIILDGEDITRVPRSLLRERLSCLTQEPFLFTNTIRFNMDPLSEHKDSDVVAAHERVGLWTVIRTKLGDEKQSPLDEKMDETFFSHGQRQLLCLARALLKRSCVLILDEPTSSVDGQTDAKIQEVIRTEFKDRTIVMIAHRLDTLLDFDKVAVLDRGSLMEYDSPGRLLRDADSYFARLYRAETSRGRDKEAPSRATDI; this is translated from the exons ATGGCCCGCAACGACACAGACTGCGGTGATGGCGCCTTCGGGCCGGGCGTCTGGAGCCAAGGCTGTCGAGGCGGCTTTGACTTTACCT TGACGTTCGAAGAAAGCATACTCACAATccttcccgccgccgtcttccttGTCGTGGCCGGTGGCCGTTGCGTCTACCTCTTCCGTTCCCCAGACAAGACCAAACGCGAGGCAACGTATACTCCCAAGCTG ATCACGGGCTGCTTGTATGCCGCCCTCAACGTCgcgcttctcgccgtcgtcgcatcATCTCCCCGCCAGGTCGGCTTCAcactcgccatcgccgccaccgtgcTCAGTCTCCTCGCGTCcttcaccatcgtcatcctctcccacgtcgagcacgtcAAGTCCATCCGCCCGTCCTTCTTGCTTACCATCTATCTCTTCGCCTCGCTTCTCTTCGACGCGGCCCGTCTGCGCACCGAgtggctcgtcgccgcctccgccaacTCGGCCTACGCCGGCGTCCTCTCCGCGTCCGCGGGGCTGAAGCTCTCCCTCTTGGTGCTGGAGACGGTCGAGAAGCGCAGCATCTTGATTACCGGCGGAGCCAGCCGGTCGCATGAGAGCACCAGCGGCCCGCTCAGCcgcggcttcttcgtctgGCTCAACCCGCTGCTCATCACGGGCTGGGCGACGGTGCTCACCAACAATGACCTGCCGACCATCAACGAGAGGCTCTCGTCGAGGCGCCTCGACAGGCGCTTCGCCACCAAGTGGGACAAGGCGACGGCTGGGGGACGCAAGCCAATGCTGTTCTTGACGACCCTCAACGTGCTCCGATGGGAGCTGCTGAGCATTGCCCTGCCGCGCGTTGGGATCATTGGCTTGAGCATCGCACAGCCGTACTTGGTGTCGAACGCCCTGCGTTTCTTGTCGATGCCCAGCGGTGAGGCGACGACAAATCTGGGCTACGGACTGATTGGCGCCTTTGCATTTGTCTTCATCGGCTCCGCG ATACTCACTGCCTGGCACGAGCACCTCACTttccgcgccggcgccatgatCCGTGGCGGCCTCATCTCTCTTATTTACCGAAAGATGGTCCGCCTGCCCACCAAGCAACTAAGCGAGTCATCGGCCGTGTCGCTCATGGGCAACGATGTCGAGATGCTCACAGAGCGCATCAACATGCTGCTCGTCGAGTCTTGGGCAAACACAATCACCGTCGCGATTGCCATGTGGATGCTTACGCAacagctcggcgccgtgtcTGCGGCCCCGATCATCATGAGTTTGA TTTGCTTGTTCCTCAACACCATGATCGGCCGCCTCATGGTTCCTCGCCAGATCACGTACCAAAAGGCGACCCAAGACCGCATCAACTTCACGTCCGAGGTGTTGGGCTCGATGAAGGCCGTCAAGATGCTTGGCTACACTGACACCTTTGCCAAACTCATCGAGACGAAGCGCGACAACGACATCAACTCTGGCAAGCAGTTTCGTCTTTTGAATGTGTGGGCCAATGTCATCA CCAACGGCAACTTTGCCCTTACCCAGACGGCGACTTTTGGTGCGTACGCCATTGCCGCCAAGGTATCTGGCTCCGCGTCCTTCTCTGCCGCACAGGCCATCACGGCCGTCTCGATCCTCAACGTCATGATGTTGCCCCTCAGCTTCTTGCTCGGCAGCATTCCGTTCTCCTTCTCGGCATTTGGCTGCTTCAAGAGGATCCAGGAGTTTCTCCTCTTGCCCGAGCGCGTTGACAACCGTGATATTCGGTCGGGGTTTGGCGACGGCATCTCCGTGCGGTCCGCGGACGGCTCGTCGACCGACGGTGTCGAACTGCAGTCATTCAAGCGCAAGGCAGACTCTTCGGCCTCTGTGGCGATCACAGGAGGCAACTTTGACTGGGGCGAGAAGCCGGTTCTGCGTGATATTCACACCACGCTGCCCCAACACCAGACGGGCTCCCTGACCATGATCATTGGGCCAATCGGATCTGGAAAGTCGACCTTTCTCAAGGCCATACTTGGTGagacggcatcctcgagcgGCCATGTTTCTTTGAGCTCCCCGGCCGTGGCTTTCTGCGACCAAACCCCATGGGTGCTCAACGCTACGATCAGAGAGAACATCATTGCGGAGACGGAAGGGTTCAACGAGTCCTGGttcaaggccgtcgtcgaggcgtgTGACTTGGCcgtcgaccttggccgcttgcccgacggcgccgcgactatcgtcggcgacaaggGCTTGAagctcagcggcggccagaaGCAGCGTATT GGTATTGCACGCGCAGTTTACGCGAGGAAGCCCGTGGCCATGTTTGACGATGTATTCAGTGGGTTAGACAAGGTCACGGAAAAGACCGTGTTCAACCGCGTCTTTGCGCAAGACGGGTTGCTGCGGAGGAGCGGGACTTCCATCATCCTCGCGACGCACGCTG TGCATCATCTTCCAGACTCTGACTATGTCATTGCGCTCAGCAAGGATGGATCGATTGTTCAGCAGGGCAACTTTAACGATCTGCGTTCCAGGGAAGGCTACGTGCGGGAGCTCGATATCTCGCTGTCGCACTCGGACAAGCCTGAtaagggcgccgacgagcaacacgaagatggcgacagcagcagctacgagaagcagcaggctgccACAGAAGAGATCGAGGAGCCTCAAGGCCGCGCCAGTGACCGAAGCACCTTCAAGTACTACCTTGCATCGGTAACTTGGTTAAACATTATCCCCGCGGGCTTGTACATTGTACTGCACACGTTCTTCTACATGTTCCGGT ACATCTGGCTCACCTGGTGGGGCGAAGGCAAAGGCCATGCAAGCACCGATGTGGGCTATTGGCTCGGCTTGTACGTGttcatggccgtcgtcgagattGCAGGTGTTTCCCTGGCCATCAT GCAAGGATTACTCTTCATGGGTCCGACGAGTGGAAAGACGTTGCACACTAGAGTGCTCAACGCGGTCATGAA TGCACCCCTTTACTTCTTGTCCAAGCATGAGACAGGCTCGCTCGTCAACCG GTTTAGCCAAGACATGAGACTCGTCGACATTGTGCTGCCTATTTCCCTCAGCGTATTTATGTTTG AAGTGACGTTGTGCTTTTCCGTCGCTGGCCTCGCCATCAGCGCCGTGAGCTATTTTGCAATCTGCATTCCCTTTGTCGCGGctgtcctcgccgtcatccaGCGATTCTATGTCCGCACGTCGAAGCAGCTGCGTCTCTTGGA AATTGAGCACAAGGCCCCGCTGTACTCTCATTTCCTCGAATCCATCAATGGCCTCGCCACGATACGCGCTTTCGGCTGGATCGGTCCCTACGTCGAAAAGGGCatggacctcgtcgacaacgcGCAGAAGCCGTCGTATCTGCTCTACTGCATCCAACGCTGGCTCACCCTGGTCCTcgaccttgtcgtcgccgggcttaCCATCTTGCTGGTAGCGTCTGCGGTCGCTCTGCGTGGCAAGGTCAACCCGTCGCTGCTGGGCATCGCGCTCGTCAACATGATGGATCTGGGCAACAacctcaagggcatcgtgCTGCAGTGGTCGACCCTGGAGACGTCGCTGGGTGCCGTGACGAGGATCAAGAACTTTTCGGAGAATGCGCCCTCCGAGAGCCTCCCCGAGGAGACAAGAGTGCCGAGCGCGCGGTGGCCAGGCCGCGGTGACTTGGAGCTCCGGAACGTATCCGTGCAGTATGA CTCTACCGAGGAACCTATTCTGCACAACCTCTGCATGAGCATAGAGCACGGCGAAAAGATTGGACTTTGCGGACGTAGCGGTAGCGGCAAGAGCTCCACCATCCAGGCTCTGCTGCGTCTCGCCAACATTGTCGAAGGCCAGATTattctcgacggcgaggacatAACACGCGTGCCGCGCTCGCTCCTCCGCGAGAGGCTCAGCTGTCTGACGCAAGAGCCGTTTCTCTTCACGAACACGATCCGCTTCAACATGGATCCGCTCAGCGAGCACAAGGACAGCGATGTAGTGGCGGCACACGAGCGCGTTGGCTTATGGACGGTGATTCGCACGAAGCTCGGGGACGAGAAGCAGTCGCCCCTGGACGAGAAGATGGACGAGACGTTCTTCTCGCATGGGCAGCGACAGCTGCTTTGCTTGGCACGGGCGCTGTTGAAGCGAAGCTGCGTCCTTATTCTAGACGAGCCGACAAGCAG TGTTGATGGTCAAACAGACGCCAAGATCCAGGAGGTGATTCGCACAGAGTTCAAGGATCGCACCATCGTCATGATTGCGCATCGGCTTGACACGTTGCTAGACTTTGACAAGGTGGCGGTCCTAGATAGGGGATCGCTGATGGAGTACGACTCGCCGGGGCGGTTGCTGCGCGACGCAGATAGCTACTTTGCGCGACTATACCGAGCCGAGACGTCGAGGGGACGAGACAAGGAGGCGCCTAGCAGGGCAACAGACATATGA
- a CDS encoding uncharacterized protein (EggNog:ENOG503P33C~COG:Q), producing MTWNDRYRSYLEPWDPVKYGIWAVSTSAKEAFQHGSYRVLFSLSQLLDLGCYKWFKVLNENFVRFETNKTAIPKLVPQCCGVVLELGPGLGNQLCRYDKSKVARIVGVECNPHFAPDCEQQIEEQGLRGIYELVVSGVQESDVLEKHGITAESLDTVLSIQVLCSVPDPEAMAKELYRLLKPGGKLIFWEHHRNSDWLTATVQHLWNPIWWPLIGGCNMTRNMRAILASAGRWENYDSIEGDEQPWSMLPRVWGVLVKPRA from the exons ATGACCTGGAACGACCGATATCGTAGCTACCTTGAGCCGTGGGACCCCGTGAAATATGGCATTTGGG CCGTGTCCACGAGCGCCAAGGAGGCGTTCCAGCATGGCAGCTATCGCGTCCTCTTCAGCCTATCtcagctccttgacctggGCTGCTACAAATGGTTCAAAGTCCTCA ACGAAAATTTCGTCCGCTTCGAGACAAACAAGACGGCCATTCCCAAGCTCGTCCCTCAATGCTGTGGCGTTgtgctcgagctcggccccGGGCTGGGCAACCAGCTGTGTCGCTATGACAAGAGCAAGGTAGCAcgcatcgtcggcgtggaATGTAATCCTCACTTCGCGCCAGACTGTGAACAGCAGATCGAGGAGCAGGGGCTGCGTGGTATCtacgagctcgtcgtcagcggcgTTCAAGAGAGTGACGTCCTTGAAAAGCATGGCATCACGGCAGAGAGCCTCGATACCGTGCTTAGTATCCAGGTGCTGTGCTCGGTGCCCGATCcggaggccatggccaaggagctgtACCGCCTGCTCAAGCCCGGCGGCAAGCTGATCTTCTGGGAGCATCATCGTAATTCGGACTGGCTGACTGCGACGGTGCAGC ATCTCTGGAATCCTATTTGGTGGCCGCTCATAGGGGGCTGCAACATGACGCGTAATATGAGAGCGATCCTTGCCTCGGCCGGGAGGTGGGAGAACTATGACAGCATTGAAGGGGATGAGCAGCCTTGGAGCATGCTGCCAAGAGTATGGGGAGTGTTAGTCAAGCCGAGGGCATAA
- a CDS encoding uncharacterized protein (COG:O~EggNog:ENOG503PQNE) has translation MVVHNVRSTEEFKQTLKDNEVVVVDFFATWCAPCKTIAPVFAHSSQLDKFQNIKFIKVDVDEMSDLTQELGIRAMPTFHLYKNGNKVKDLQGADQKGLIELFEVGAGA, from the exons ATGGTCGTCCATAACGTTCGGTC AACCGAGGAGTTCAAGCAGACACTCAAAGACAATGaagtagtcgtcgtcgacttcttCGCCACATGGTGCGCCCCGTGCAAGACCATTGCACCGGTGTTTGCTCA CTCATCCCAGCTCGACAAGTTCCAGAACATCAAGTTCATCAAAGTCGATGTCGACGAAATGAGCGACCTGACACAAGAATTGGGCATTAGAGCCATGCCCACGTTTCATCTGTACAAGAATGGGAACAAAGTCAAGGATCTCCAAGGAGCGGATCAAAAGGGTTTGATCGAGCTCTTTGAGGTTGGAGCTGGCGCATGA
- a CDS encoding uncharacterized protein (EggNog:ENOG503PI4D) gives MPFGNKAKKYWIVPQESLAPDDLVLGSILKKPNDTIDILNRRAVVAIDPALIIHEREQVTKSLSDALDSGFGAGMSASSVLAAVLGASPTLEGNWATGVSDQIEATRVRAQHFAPPADYVNKALRTPETDSYVRQSFFSAPVYMVVGVAIASTLTRTANASADRGGKVGVGLGPPGTGVEVSAELSANRNTKSSYHDAVEEDVVLAYRLRRFRYSKRRDEFVKKDEDETKHARYGTDEDGAPSSDDDDEDVNEIAVFSFFDGEDVEAGGVGMQGFEEPDGEDDSESSED, from the coding sequence ATGCCTTTCGGAAACAAGGCCAAAAAGTACTGGATCGTGCCGCAAGAGTCCCTTGCACCCGACGACCTGGTGCTCGGCAGCATTCTGAAGAAGCCCAACGACACAATAGACATTCTCAACCGCCGCGCGGTCGTGGCAATCGACCCGGCGCTCATCATCCACGAGCGCGAACAAGTCACCAAGAGTCTTAGCGATGCCCTTGATTCCGGGTTTGGGGCGGGCatgagcgcctcgtcggtcCTCGCTGCGGTACTCGGCGCATCGCCAACGCTCGAGGGGAACTGGGCCACGGGGGTTTCCGACCAGATCGAGGCGACAAGGGTTCGCGCACAGCATTTCGCGCCCCCTGCAGACTATGTAAACAAAGCGCTGCGTACGCCGGAAACGGACAGCTACGTGCGGCAGTCCTTCTTCAGCGCCCCTGTGTACATGGTCGTTGGGGTCGCGATAGCAAGCACCTTGACGCGGACGGCAAACGCTTCAGCAGACAGAGGCGGCAAGGTCGGTGTAGGTCTCGGCCCGCCCGGAACGGGCGTCGAAGTGTCTGCCGAGTTGTCGGCGAACAGGAACACCAAGTCCAGCtaccacgacgccgtcgaggaggatgtCGTGTTGGCGTACCGCCTGCGACGGTTCCGCTACTCCAAGAGGCGGGACGAGTTTGTCAAGAAGGACGAAGACGAAACGAAGCACGCCAGGTACGGGAcggatgaagacggcgccccgtcgagtgacgacgacgacgaagatgtCAATGAAATTGCCGTTTTCTCATTTttcgatggcgaggatgtTGAGGCTGGCGGGGTTGGCATGCAAGGGTTTGAGGAACcagatggcgaggatgacTCGGAGTCGAGTGAGGACTGA
- a CDS encoding uncharacterized protein (EggNog:ENOG503PF0W~TransMembrane:1 (o710-727i)~MEROPS:MER0000320~COG:O), translating to MKASDSTVRFLREQHLDPEANPAHKAVAIHQAVATKRLDVVDDLLNLYPQDCPDARSPRGGKGGRTPIHNAAQMGLREITLKLIQKGADVNARTKKNWTALILAAEAGRTEIVKLLLKHGADVNAQTQFENTSTKGFTALHVAAELRTPNTILTLLLHGADPMIATPSGETPLHFAVRARSAPAASLLLFHGASATAKDEKGVTPRDLVNNLRGVDRRRLEHIFDCASGDGKQNNQIQSHLKAEGSVDMGKAIHWAVEKNLDRAIAYILHADPHAVEARTPRGWHPLHHAGRYDKAESAEMLLQHGADVNCMTKSGWTPLMLAAEQGHRGVIRVLLNHDADRTMANNEGKTALQIAKHCNQKFIAMLLTVQHVAASDVVLEAPTPSSHGLSPPVHPGFRRTPSPGPRQGSEIEGELYALSDASATEASIAAPENSEYMERFFAELERTWYKYIQWHPDDDGGSKTGGQEWAGPVKIAILDTGIDLKHDDFANPARRRSKMGQRAARQLPEKPQRERIKACRNFVGEPGQEEDVTDYSGHGTHIAGLILGIAPRAELYIAKTSTGQEHLQDDDEKKPASKRGRREARRPVEEAIRWAMEQGVDIINLSLGFPRESSYDLTRALEEADHRGIAVFAAAANHGNREAIAWPARDRDLAVCVTSGDEFNNLSRFAPGPGRDLPVFITHGEDVASHWPTELGQGNGFRKMSGTSVATPIAVGMAAMVLAFLNRTNAWTPSQKRQFLDRSKERRLRSTRGMGRLLEHMCRDRNGLKVLSPKLMWEDDQDADPLKVLGEMAQAFKLSG from the exons ATGAAGGCCTCAGACTCGACTGTGCGCTTCTTGCGCGAGCAGCACCTCGATCCCGAAGCAAACCCCGCTCACAAGGCGGTCGCGATCCATCAAGCCGTCGCGACGAAGCGCCTCGACGTGGTGGACGACCTCCTAAACCTCTATCCGCAAGACTGTCCCGAtgcgaggtcgccgaggggAGGCAAAGGCGGCCGAACGCCAATCCACAATGCCGCGCAAATGGGTCTCCGCGAAATCACCTTGAAGCTCATCCAGAAAGGCGCCGATGTAAACGCGAGGACCAAGAAGAACTGGACGGCGCTCatccttgccgccgaggcgggtcGCACCGAGATAGTCAAGCTCCTCCTCAAGCACGGGGCCGACGTGAACGCTCAGACGCAGTTTGAGAATACGTCGACCAAAGGATTCACGGCGCTCCACGTTGCCGCAGAGCTCAGGACCCCAAACACTATTCTGACTCTGCTTCTTCACGGAGCCGACCCCATGATCGCGACGCCGTCTGGAGAAACGCCCCTTCACTTTGCAGTGAGGGCAcgctcggcgcccgcggcctctCTTCTGCTCTTCCACGGCGCCTCTGCAACAGCAAAGGACGAAAAGGGGGTCACGCCGCGGGACCTCGTCAACAACTTGCGCGGCGTGGACCGCAGGAGGCTCGAGCACATCTTTGACTGCGCCTCCGGTGACGGCAAGCAGAACAACCAGATCCAGTCGCACCTCAAAGCCGAGGGGTCGGTGGACATGGGCAAAGCCATTCACTGGGCGGTGGAGAAGAACCTAGATCGTGCCATCGCATACATCCTGCACGCCGAcccgcacgccgtcgaggcgagAACCCCGCGTGGGTGGCATCCGCTTCACCACGCGGGCCGGTACGACAAGGCTGAGAGCGCCGAGATGCTCCTCCAGCATGGCGCTGATGTCAACTGCATGACCAAAAGTGGGTGGACGCCCCTGATGCTGGCTGCGGAACAGGGTCACAGGGGCGTGATCCGAGTCCTGCTCAACCATGACGCGGACCGCACCATGGCAAATAACGAGGGCAAGACGGCATTGCAGATCGCCAAGCACTGCAACCAAAAGTTCATCGCGATGCTGTTGACGGTACAACacgtggcggcgtcggacgTCGTCCTGGAGGCGCCTACTCCCAGTAGCCATGGGCTGTCTCCCCCTGTGCACCCGGGCTTCCGAAGGACACCATCTCCTGGTCCTCGCCAGGGATCAGAGATTGAGG GCGAGCTGTATGCACTCAGCGACGCGAGCGCCACAGAAGCCTCCATCGCGGCCCCAGAAAA CTCTGAATACATGGAAAGGTTCTTTGCCGAGCTTGAGAGAACTTGGTACAAGTACATCCAGTGGCATCCGGACGATGACGGGGGAAGCAAGACCGGTGGGCAGGAATGGGCCGGCCCGGTCAAGATTGCGATTCTCGACACCGGAATAGATTTGAAACACGACGACTTTGCCAACCCAGCACGCAGGCGCAGCAAGATggggcagcgggcggctcggcagCTGCCCGAAAAGCCGCAGCGAGAGCGCATCAAGGCATGTAGGAACTTTGTCGGCGAGCCGGGGCAAGAGGAGGATGTCACAGACTACTCCGGCCATGGGACGCATATCGCTGGCCTTATCCTCGGCATCGCTCCGCGTGCGGAATTGTACATTGCCAAGACGAGTACGGGCCAGGAGCATCTtcaagacgatgacgagaagAAGCCGGCATCAAAACGCGGCAGACGAGAGGCCCGTCGGCCTGTCGAAGAG GCGATTCGTTGGGCCATGGAACAAGGCGTTGACATCATCAATCTCTCGCTAGGCTTCCCACGGGAGAGCTCCTACGATCTCACGCGGGCATTGGAAGAGGCAGACCATCGAggcatcgccgtcttcgccgccgccgccaaccacgGCAACCGCGAGGCGATAGCGTGGCCAGCCCGGGAtcgcgacctcgccgtctgcgtcACCTCCGGAGACGAGTTCAACAATTTGTCGCGCTTCGCCCCCGGGCCGGGACGCGACCTACCCGTCTTCATCACCCACGGCGAAGACGTGGCGAGCCACTGGCCGActgagcttggccagggcaACGGCTTCCGTAAGATGAGCGGCACATCAGTTGCGACGCCCATCGCGgtcggcatggcggccatggtgctgGCGTTTCTAAACAGGACCAACGCCTGGACGCCGAGCCAGAAGAGACAGTTCCTGGACCGGAGTAAGGAGAGGAGATTGCGGAGCACCAGGGGCATGGGCCGGCTTCTGGAACACATGTGCCGAGACAGAAATGGCCTCAAGGTCCTGTCGCCGAAGCTGATGTGGGAGGATGATCAGGATGCGGACCCTCTCAAAGTCCTGGGCGAGATGGCGCAGGCTTTCAAGTTATCAGGATAG